In a genomic window of Roseiflexus castenholzii DSM 13941:
- a CDS encoding ABC transporter ATP-binding protein encodes MSGKEFTVTGAYAYDHRSPARWVWSHVMRYPWLPVAFVVTVIGMATLQSWSAVLVGNAFDAVVGGITPEQLTRLALIILGVRVAFGVIDLANSFVVQLLAQLTERNTREELYVSLLGKSLTFHNRQRTGDIMARATNDVQQINSMINPGISLILESLVSLTVPLIAITTIHPHLLFMPVLFLVSFAWALRRYNNQLKPVAGALRQQFGVLNAGLAETVSGIEVVKGYAQEPAEERKFSANARRYRDLFVREGGVQARYLPLLLYGVMLGLAFGHALLLWRAGEISVGQIIGYMGLLEVLRFPTFISLFTFSLVQLGIAGAERMLSTITAKTELDENIGGHSAPIRGEIRFEHVSFGYESAPAYRISGNAQRLPPVLRNITFTAHPGETIAIVGQTGAGKTTLTRLVNRIYDTTEGRVLIDGVDVREWNLDALRSQISTIEQDIFLFSRTIAENIAFGAAGNATREEIEWAARQAQAHDFILSFPDGYDTIIGERGMTLSGGQRQRIAIARAFLTNPRILILDDSTSAIDSATEDQIQRAMRRILTGRTTLLITHRISQIRWADRILVLKNGELVAQGTHDELLETSEAYRRIFLRYDASHTVPVAVRGRRQEGV; translated from the coding sequence GGGTATGGTCGCATGTGATGCGCTACCCGTGGTTGCCAGTCGCCTTCGTGGTGACAGTGATCGGCATGGCAACGCTGCAAAGCTGGAGCGCTGTGCTGGTCGGCAATGCTTTCGACGCAGTGGTCGGCGGCATTACGCCGGAACAGTTGACACGATTGGCGTTGATCATTCTGGGGGTGCGCGTCGCATTCGGCGTCATCGATCTTGCCAACAGTTTTGTGGTGCAACTGTTGGCGCAACTGACCGAGCGTAACACGCGCGAGGAGCTGTACGTCAGTCTGCTCGGCAAAAGCCTGACCTTCCACAATCGCCAGCGCACTGGCGACATTATGGCGCGGGCGACGAATGATGTGCAGCAGATCAATTCGATGATCAATCCGGGGATCAGTCTGATTCTCGAGTCGCTGGTGAGTCTGACGGTTCCGCTCATTGCCATCACCACCATCCATCCGCACCTGCTCTTTATGCCGGTGCTGTTTCTCGTCAGTTTTGCGTGGGCGCTACGACGCTACAACAACCAGTTGAAGCCGGTGGCAGGGGCGCTGCGCCAGCAATTTGGCGTGTTGAACGCCGGGCTTGCCGAGACGGTCAGCGGTATCGAGGTGGTGAAAGGGTATGCACAGGAACCGGCGGAGGAGCGAAAGTTTTCCGCCAATGCGCGCCGTTACCGCGATCTGTTCGTGCGCGAAGGCGGCGTTCAGGCGCGGTATCTGCCACTGCTCCTCTACGGCGTGATGCTCGGTCTCGCGTTTGGTCATGCGCTGCTCCTCTGGCGCGCCGGCGAAATTTCGGTCGGGCAGATCATCGGCTACATGGGGCTGCTCGAAGTGTTGCGCTTCCCGACCTTCATTTCGCTCTTCACGTTTTCGTTGGTGCAACTCGGCATCGCTGGCGCGGAACGGATGCTCTCGACCATCACTGCAAAGACTGAGCTCGACGAGAATATCGGCGGGCATAGCGCGCCGATCCGAGGTGAAATCCGCTTCGAGCATGTCAGTTTCGGGTATGAGTCGGCGCCTGCGTATCGCATCTCTGGCAATGCGCAACGACTGCCGCCGGTGCTGCGCAACATCACCTTTACGGCGCACCCTGGCGAAACGATTGCCATTGTGGGACAGACCGGCGCCGGAAAAACGACCCTGACACGGCTGGTCAATCGCATCTACGACACCACCGAAGGGCGCGTGTTGATCGATGGTGTCGATGTTCGCGAGTGGAATCTCGATGCGCTGCGCTCGCAGATTTCGACTATCGAACAGGATATTTTCCTCTTCTCGCGCACAATCGCCGAAAACATCGCGTTTGGGGCGGCAGGCAATGCGACCCGCGAGGAGATCGAGTGGGCAGCGCGACAGGCGCAGGCGCACGATTTCATTCTGTCGTTCCCGGATGGGTACGACACCATCATCGGTGAGCGCGGCATGACCCTCTCCGGCGGGCAGCGCCAGCGCATCGCCATTGCCCGCGCGTTTCTGACCAACCCGCGGATCCTGATCCTCGACGACTCGACCAGCGCCATTGACAGCGCGACGGAAGACCAGATTCAGCGCGCGATGCGCCGCATCCTCACCGGACGCACAACATTGCTGATAACGCATCGCATTTCGCAGATTCGGTGGGCGGATCGGATTCTGGTGCTGAAGAATGGTGAACTGGTCGCGCAGGGAACACACGATGAACTGCTTGAAACGAGCGAAGCCTACCGTCGCATTTTTCTGCGGTATGATGCAAGCCATACCGTGCCGGTTGCGGTTCGCGGCAGGCGACAGGAGGGCGTATGA
- a CDS encoding tyrosine-protein phosphatase, which yields MTLEQRHIRLEGAHNVRDVGGYPTLDGRITRWRRLLRADSLHRLTAEDQQRLRAYGVRTIIDLRLPFEVTYNPNVFATASDVQYLNLPLITERSETSIESRARSVGELYRLMLDECQEPIRQTLATMAETEAPVLVHCFIGKDRTGLITALALGAAGVPVETIADDYALSAPLTISLIAEIRATLIRLGYDVERFDRLSPAPREAMMSTMTYLNERYGGIESYLAAIGLTDAQRDGLRRLLLD from the coding sequence ATGACCCTGGAACAACGCCATATCCGGCTTGAAGGCGCGCATAATGTGCGTGATGTCGGCGGCTACCCGACCCTCGACGGTCGGATAACGCGGTGGCGCCGATTGCTGCGCGCCGACAGTCTGCACCGCCTGACTGCCGAGGATCAGCAGCGATTGCGTGCTTACGGCGTGCGCACGATCATCGATCTGCGGTTGCCGTTTGAGGTGACGTATAATCCGAATGTGTTCGCCACGGCGAGTGATGTGCAGTATCTCAACCTGCCGCTGATCACCGAGCGCAGTGAGACCAGTATCGAATCACGCGCGCGTTCGGTCGGCGAACTCTATCGGTTGATGCTGGACGAGTGCCAGGAACCGATCCGCCAGACACTGGCGACGATGGCGGAAACGGAGGCGCCGGTGCTGGTTCATTGCTTCATCGGCAAGGATCGCACCGGACTGATCACGGCGCTGGCACTTGGCGCGGCTGGCGTGCCGGTTGAGACCATTGCCGACGATTATGCGCTGAGCGCGCCGCTCACCATATCGCTGATTGCAGAAATTCGCGCGACGCTGATTCGCCTGGGATACGATGTTGAGCGGTTCGACCGACTTTCGCCAGCGCCGCGCGAGGCGATGATGTCAACGATGACATACCTGAACGAACGGTATGGCGGGATCGAATCGTACCTTGCCGCCATCGGGCTGACCGATGCCCAGCGCGATGGATTACGGCGACTGTTGTTGGACTGA
- a CDS encoding ABC transporter ATP-binding protein codes for MGFLMDGLAAEAYDRSYSDRALIRRIWRYFRPHSGRVALVALMVVLGSLVATVIPITISRSIELLTGDPAAQVLIGLAAIIAVMGALGWFFNFVRQTFSARAVGDVVLALREDAYRAVLQRDMSFYDQYASGRIVSRVTSDTQDFATVVTLTIDLLSQLLLVVIIAVVMVTINWQLALITLATGPIVIAAALTFRHVARLTTRQAQRALANVNASIQETVSGIAVAKSFRQEAAIYQQFRQTNELAFQVRLRQGLVFSSIFPILNLLSGIAIATIIYFGGRLALGGSVSVGEWYLFVQSLAIYFFPLTSIASFWSQFQQGLSASERVFALIDAEPKVVQIGNEPAPHLIGRIEFRDVWFTYDTGQDRTAGSPSSASVQWVLPGFSLVIPAGQKLAVVGHTGAGKSSLIKLITRFYEFQAGQLLIDGRDIRALDLAQYRRQIGLVPQSPFLFSGTVADNIRYGRPEATMADVETAARRLGSEWIADLPHGLETDVGERGARLSLGQRQLVALARVLLQNPSIFILDEATASIDPFTETQVQEGLDVVMQGRTSIIIAHRLSTVRTADRIIVLKQGRIIEEGNHDDLLASGGHYAELYNTYFRHQSLDYKPWEEESRELSAKNLGSQAFRPHAG; via the coding sequence ATGGGTTTCCTCATGGACGGCCTGGCGGCCGAGGCATACGACCGCAGTTACAGTGATCGGGCGCTGATCCGGCGCATCTGGCGCTATTTCCGCCCCCACAGCGGGCGCGTCGCGCTGGTGGCGCTCATGGTTGTCCTCGGATCACTCGTCGCAACGGTCATTCCGATCACGATTTCGCGCAGCATCGAACTGCTGACAGGCGACCCGGCGGCTCAGGTGTTGATCGGACTCGCCGCCATCATCGCCGTTATGGGCGCGTTGGGGTGGTTCTTCAACTTCGTGCGGCAGACCTTCTCGGCGCGCGCGGTTGGCGATGTGGTGCTGGCGCTGCGCGAAGACGCATATCGCGCCGTGTTGCAGCGCGATATGTCGTTCTACGACCAGTACGCCTCGGGGCGCATCGTCAGCCGGGTAACCTCGGATACGCAGGATTTTGCAACGGTCGTGACGCTGACAATCGATCTGCTCAGCCAGTTGTTGCTGGTCGTGATCATCGCAGTGGTCATGGTCACGATCAACTGGCAACTGGCGCTGATCACGCTGGCGACCGGTCCGATTGTCATTGCGGCGGCGCTGACGTTCCGCCATGTTGCGCGACTGACGACGCGCCAGGCGCAACGCGCGCTGGCGAATGTCAACGCTTCGATCCAGGAAACGGTCAGCGGCATTGCAGTCGCTAAAAGTTTCCGCCAGGAAGCGGCGATCTATCAGCAGTTCCGCCAGACGAACGAACTGGCGTTTCAGGTGCGTTTGCGCCAGGGACTCGTCTTCAGCAGTATCTTTCCGATATTGAACCTGCTCTCCGGTATTGCCATTGCCACAATTATCTACTTCGGCGGACGGTTGGCGCTTGGTGGGTCGGTTTCGGTTGGGGAATGGTATCTGTTTGTGCAGAGTCTGGCGATCTACTTCTTCCCATTGACCAGCATCGCGTCGTTCTGGAGCCAGTTTCAACAAGGGTTATCCGCTAGCGAGCGCGTCTTCGCACTGATCGACGCCGAGCCGAAGGTGGTGCAGATTGGGAATGAACCGGCGCCACACCTCATCGGGCGTATCGAGTTTCGGGATGTGTGGTTCACCTACGATACCGGACAGGATCGCACCGCAGGATCGCCATCGTCCGCATCGGTGCAGTGGGTGTTGCCGGGGTTCTCGCTCGTGATCCCCGCGGGGCAGAAACTGGCCGTCGTGGGGCACACCGGCGCCGGCAAGTCGAGCCTGATCAAACTGATCACCCGCTTCTATGAGTTTCAGGCAGGTCAATTGCTCATCGACGGACGCGATATTCGCGCGCTGGACCTGGCGCAGTACCGCCGACAGATCGGGCTGGTGCCGCAGTCGCCGTTTTTGTTTTCCGGTACCGTCGCCGACAACATTCGCTATGGTCGTCCAGAAGCGACGATGGCGGATGTGGAGACGGCAGCGCGCCGGTTGGGGAGCGAGTGGATCGCGGACCTGCCCCATGGTCTGGAGACGGATGTCGGCGAGCGCGGCGCGCGACTGTCGCTTGGGCAAAGGCAGTTGGTCGCATTGGCGCGGGTTCTGTTGCAAAACCCATCGATCTTCATCCTCGACGAAGCCACGGCGAGCATCGATCCATTCACCGAAACCCAGGTTCAGGAAGGGCTGGATGTCGTGATGCAGGGGCGAACGAGCATTATTATTGCCCACCGTCTCTCGACCGTCCGTACCGCCGACCGGATCATTGTGCTCAAACAGGGGCGAATCATCGAAGAAGGAAACCACGACGATCTTCTGGCATCGGGCGGGCATTACGCCGAACTGTACAATACGTACTTCCGCCACCAGTCGCTGGATTATAAGCCATGGGAGGAAGAGAGCCGAGAACTGAGCGCCAAGAACCTGGGATCGCAGGCGTTTCGCCCGCATGCGGGTTAG
- a CDS encoding DUF4126 domain-containing protein, with protein sequence MTGLLGILSAFGLSTAAGLNAYIPLLTVGLLARYTDLIHLNAPYDVVEHPVFLLVVAVLTLLDFIGDKIPAVDHALHLAGMIISPAAGAIVFLAANSSTGAVDPVLAAICGILAAGATHVGRSAVRPVATATTGGVANPVVSAIEDLISLLVSILAVLAPILAIITLALFAIVVVRFIRRIWSPRRTASSRQ encoded by the coding sequence ATGACGGGTTTGCTCGGCATCTTATCCGCGTTTGGTCTATCGACTGCCGCAGGTCTCAATGCCTATATTCCACTGCTCACGGTCGGTCTTCTGGCGCGCTATACCGACCTTATTCACCTCAATGCGCCCTACGATGTGGTGGAACATCCGGTCTTCCTGCTGGTCGTCGCTGTGCTGACCCTGCTCGATTTCATCGGCGACAAAATCCCGGCAGTCGATCACGCACTGCACCTTGCCGGCATGATCATAAGCCCGGCGGCTGGTGCGATTGTCTTCCTGGCGGCAAACAGTTCGACCGGCGCCGTTGATCCGGTTTTGGCGGCGATCTGCGGCATCCTGGCGGCTGGCGCAACCCACGTCGGGCGTAGCGCCGTGCGACCGGTTGCAACCGCAACCACCGGCGGCGTGGCGAATCCGGTGGTCAGCGCCATTGAGGACCTTATCTCGTTACTGGTGTCGATCCTGGCTGTGTTGGCGCCGATCCTGGCAATCATAACTCTTGCGCTCTTCGCCATTGTCGTCGTGCGATTCATCCGCCGCATCTGGTCTCCACGACGAACCGCCTCCTCCCGCCAATGA
- a CDS encoding cupin domain-containing protein, protein MTEPQQERWFEVAPGIRRRTIAVTGRMQQILVELDQGARLPEHRHPHEQITHLISGRLRFFIEGKVREVKPGDTVALPGNMPHGVEALEASLAIDTFSPPREDMLAQDAAP, encoded by the coding sequence ATGACAGAACCACAGCAAGAACGCTGGTTCGAAGTCGCACCCGGCATCCGCCGCCGCACGATTGCCGTCACCGGGCGAATGCAGCAGATCCTTGTCGAGTTGGATCAGGGAGCGCGGTTGCCGGAGCATCGCCATCCCCACGAACAGATCACGCACCTCATTTCGGGGAGACTGCGCTTTTTCATCGAAGGGAAGGTACGGGAAGTCAAGCCAGGCGACACAGTCGCATTACCGGGCAACATGCCACATGGCGTCGAAGCGCTTGAAGCGTCGCTGGCAATCGACACGTTCAGCCCGCCGCGCGAAGACATGCTGGCACAGGACGCCGCCCCTTGA
- a CDS encoding cytochrome c oxidase assembly protein — translation MYEWNFEPGLIANLALIAGGYALCVTGPLRRFFPGSAPPTPVQVRLFYVGWVVLFIALASPIDSLASYLLTMHMLQHLLLAMVAPPFLLLGLPRWVLRPIMRVPGAYPVGSFLTNPVVVFFAFNAVFALWHVPAYYDLALRDERIHILEHVMFFVVGVLSWWPICSPMDELPSAHPLMQTAYLFFMSLPTTIIGALIAFAEAPLYPFYALRPRLWGVSLGDDQQLAGLIMWVPGSLIYFAVLTVVFIRWLNREDGDELRLEVRG, via the coding sequence ATGTATGAGTGGAACTTTGAGCCGGGTTTGATCGCAAACCTGGCGCTGATTGCAGGAGGGTACGCGCTCTGCGTCACCGGTCCGCTGCGGCGCTTTTTTCCCGGCAGTGCGCCGCCGACGCCGGTGCAGGTGCGCCTGTTCTATGTCGGGTGGGTGGTGCTGTTTATCGCGCTGGCGTCACCTATCGACAGTCTGGCGAGTTACCTGCTGACGATGCATATGCTCCAGCATTTGTTGCTGGCGATGGTTGCTCCTCCTTTCTTGCTGCTTGGTCTGCCGCGTTGGGTTCTTCGTCCCATAATGCGTGTCCCTGGCGCGTATCCTGTCGGTTCGTTCCTCACCAATCCGGTCGTCGTATTCTTCGCCTTCAATGCCGTTTTTGCACTCTGGCATGTGCCCGCTTACTATGATCTCGCCCTGCGTGATGAGCGTATCCATATTCTTGAGCACGTCATGTTCTTTGTTGTCGGCGTGCTTTCGTGGTGGCCTATCTGTAGCCCGATGGACGAGTTGCCTTCCGCACATCCACTGATGCAGACGGCGTATCTTTTCTTCATGTCGCTGCCGACGACGATTATTGGCGCGCTGATTGCGTTCGCCGAAGCGCCGCTCTACCCGTTCTACGCTCTGCGTCCGCGTCTTTGGGGCGTCTCACTCGGTGATGATCAACAACTGGCGGGGTTGATCATGTGGGTGCCTGGCAGCCTGATCTACTTTGCGGTTCTGACCGTCGTGTTCATTCGCTGGCTGAACCGGGAGGATGGCGATGAACTGAGGTTAGAGGTTAGGGGTTAG
- a CDS encoding cytochrome C oxidase subunit IV family protein — protein MAGHHEEHSSHAHGEHSHSDRFYWLVAGVLAVVTALEVGLFIVNEQHLIAKWLEVTLLLILSTIKGAAVVMFFMHLKGDAGIFKFVFLVPLAFATTLLLSFMVLFSEHVGIAG, from the coding sequence GTGGCAGGTCATCACGAAGAACACAGCAGCCATGCACATGGCGAGCACAGCCATTCCGATCGGTTCTACTGGCTTGTCGCCGGAGTGTTGGCGGTGGTGACGGCGCTGGAAGTTGGATTGTTCATTGTCAACGAGCAACACCTGATTGCCAAATGGCTGGAAGTGACGCTGCTGTTGATCCTTTCGACGATCAAAGGTGCGGCGGTGGTCATGTTTTTTATGCATCTCAAGGGTGATGCAGGCATTTTCAAGTTCGTCTTCCTGGTGCCGCTTGCGTTTGCAACGACTCTGCTGCTATCCTTTATGGTGCTATTTTCGGAGCACGTCGGCATCGCGGGATAA
- a CDS encoding cytochrome c oxidase subunit 3, which produces MSESSMIRPHATTAHHTSLGVDNRKLGVWAFIGSETLFFATLITTYFVFAPVNRARPDFQDPREFLDIELTTVLASILLASSLTMVLALSASKRGDRRWFTTWLLATVGLGLAFIGGQVYEFNHLYHEGLTLSSSLFGTTFFVLTGFHGTHVAIGVIWLLSVFFKVRTYPNSPENAMDVEIAGLYWHFVDLVWVAIFVLVYLI; this is translated from the coding sequence ATGAGCGAATCATCGATGATCAGACCGCACGCGACGACTGCGCACCATACGTCGCTCGGCGTCGATAACCGCAAGTTGGGGGTATGGGCATTCATCGGCTCGGAGACTCTCTTCTTTGCGACGCTGATCACAACGTACTTCGTGTTTGCGCCGGTCAATCGCGCGCGCCCTGATTTTCAGGACCCGCGCGAGTTTCTCGATATTGAGTTGACGACCGTGCTGGCGAGCATTCTACTGGCATCCAGTCTGACGATGGTGCTGGCGTTGTCTGCCAGCAAACGTGGCGACCGTCGCTGGTTCACCACCTGGCTGCTGGCAACCGTTGGATTGGGGCTGGCATTCATTGGCGGTCAGGTTTATGAATTCAACCACCTGTACCACGAGGGATTGACCCTGAGCAGCAGCCTGTTCGGTACAACATTCTTTGTGCTCACGGGTTTTCACGGGACGCACGTGGCAATTGGGGTGATCTGGCTGCTCTCGGTGTTCTTCAAGGTGCGCACTTATCCCAACTCGCCGGAGAATGCAATGGATGTCGAAATTGCCGGTCTGTACTGGCACTTCGTCGATCTTGTGTGGGTGGCGATCTTTGTGCTGGTCTATCTGATCTAG
- the ctaD gene encoding cytochrome c oxidase subunit I, producing MAIAERTAGTVSPPSVSVRPGWAGWLSTTDHKRIGIMYLVSAFVFFLIGGIEALLMRIQLGVPDNTFLTPDVYNQMFTMHGTTMIFLGLMPLNVGLGNYIVPLMIGARDMAFPRLNALSIWLFIFGGLMLYVSFFVGGAPNVGWFAYAPLTQKQFAPTAGVDYWIIGIGLTGVASIAGALNFIVTILNMRAPGMTLNRMPLFVWMQLVVAFILIFAFPVLTVATIQLLFDRHFGTRFFLPNLGGDAVLWQHLFWFFGHPEVYILILPTMGIISEVLPTFSRKPIFGYAFVAYSGVAIGFLGFLVWAHHMFAVGLGPLANAFFGAASFLIAVPTGVKIFNWLATMWQGSLNLTTSMLYAIGFISMFIIGGISGITLASPPINVQQTDSYYVVAHMHYVLFGGAIQGIFAGVFYWFPKMTGRMLNERLGKWQFWLMLISFNLTFFPMHLSGNEGMPRRIYTYEAEMGWNLWNLISTIGALLLAVAFLLFLWNVLTSIRRGPIAPADPWDGATLEWAVSSPPPVYNFAVTPRVRSRRPLWDKKYPHLHEANGSHGAPAGRLAGPLDDGFEPETSAAMEPIHLPSPTYAPLIVSVGIMILGFGIIYLGDFGLIAASAMLVGLLIMATGILSWVRISHVDSPYQAH from the coding sequence ATGGCTATCGCCGAACGTACCGCCGGAACGGTCAGCCCGCCCAGCGTCAGTGTGCGCCCCGGATGGGCCGGGTGGCTTAGCACGACCGATCATAAGCGCATCGGGATTATGTATCTGGTCAGCGCGTTCGTCTTTTTCCTGATCGGCGGAATTGAGGCGCTGCTGATGCGCATTCAGCTTGGCGTGCCTGATAATACGTTCCTGACGCCCGATGTGTACAACCAGATGTTTACCATGCACGGCACAACCATGATTTTCCTTGGTCTGATGCCGCTGAATGTCGGGCTAGGCAACTATATCGTGCCCCTCATGATCGGTGCGCGCGATATGGCGTTCCCGCGCCTCAATGCGCTCAGCATCTGGCTCTTCATCTTCGGCGGATTGATGCTGTATGTCAGTTTCTTTGTCGGCGGCGCGCCGAACGTCGGCTGGTTCGCCTATGCGCCCCTGACACAGAAGCAGTTTGCACCGACCGCCGGCGTCGATTACTGGATTATCGGCATCGGTCTGACCGGTGTGGCGTCGATTGCCGGCGCGCTGAACTTTATTGTAACGATTCTCAATATGCGCGCGCCAGGAATGACGCTCAACCGGATGCCGCTCTTTGTCTGGATGCAGTTGGTCGTCGCCTTTATTCTGATCTTTGCCTTCCCGGTGCTGACGGTGGCGACAATTCAGTTGCTGTTCGACCGGCATTTCGGCACGCGTTTCTTCCTTCCAAATCTTGGCGGCGATGCAGTGCTCTGGCAGCATCTGTTCTGGTTCTTTGGGCATCCTGAGGTCTACATTCTCATTCTCCCGACGATGGGGATTATTTCGGAAGTGCTGCCAACCTTCTCGCGTAAGCCGATCTTCGGTTATGCGTTTGTGGCGTATTCCGGTGTCGCCATCGGTTTCCTCGGCTTCCTGGTTTGGGCGCACCATATGTTCGCCGTCGGTCTTGGTCCGCTGGCGAATGCGTTCTTCGGCGCCGCAAGCTTCCTGATCGCCGTGCCAACCGGTGTGAAGATTTTCAACTGGCTGGCGACAATGTGGCAGGGGTCGCTCAACCTGACGACCTCGATGCTCTATGCAATCGGGTTCATTAGTATGTTCATTATCGGCGGCATTAGCGGCATCACCCTCGCCTCACCGCCGATTAATGTTCAACAGACCGACTCGTACTACGTTGTTGCCCATATGCACTACGTGTTGTTCGGCGGCGCGATCCAGGGCATCTTTGCTGGCGTCTTTTACTGGTTCCCAAAGATGACCGGTCGGATGCTCAATGAACGACTTGGCAAATGGCAGTTCTGGTTGATGCTGATCAGTTTCAACCTGACGTTCTTCCCGATGCACCTGAGCGGGAATGAGGGCATGCCGCGCCGTATCTACACTTACGAGGCGGAGATGGGGTGGAACCTCTGGAACCTGATCTCGACCATTGGCGCGTTGCTACTGGCGGTTGCGTTCCTGCTCTTCCTCTGGAATGTGCTCACGAGTATCCGGCGTGGTCCAATTGCGCCTGCCGATCCGTGGGACGGGGCGACGCTCGAGTGGGCGGTCAGTTCGCCGCCGCCGGTCTATAACTTCGCCGTGACGCCACGGGTGCGCAGCCGCCGCCCGCTGTGGGACAAGAAGTATCCGCACCTGCACGAGGCGAATGGGTCGCATGGGGCGCCTGCCGGTCGACTGGCAGGACCCCTTGATGACGGCTTTGAGCCTGAAACGTCTGCGGCGATGGAGCCGATCCATCTGCCCTCACCCACCTATGCGCCACTCATTGTGTCGGTTGGCATCATGATCCTGGGCTTCGGCATCATTTATCTGGGTGATTTCGGTCTCATTGCAGCATCGGCAATGCTTGTCGGCTTGCTCATCATGGCGACAGGCATTCTCAGTTGGGTGCGCATCTCGCACGTTGACTCGCCGTATCAGGCGCACTAG
- the coxB gene encoding cytochrome c oxidase subunit II: MSTLPRNLRRWSRLLLLIGLAVVPAACGNTPGNTYDPYGDNARRIYELLIPIWWMALGVFVVVEGLLVYAIWRFRRRPGSAAMPSQVHGNTQVEILWTIAPAIIVLVIAVLTFRTQAANAIMPEDALRIKAIGHQWWFEFQYPDAGADGKPVVTASDMYIPVGRPVTVVLESQDVIHNFWVPKLAGKTYMIPGKTNFLTFTAEQPGIYRAVCAEFCGEAHALMRFRVIAVDESEFNRWIEQKKTPPSAPAGTLTVNGLTGDATRGQAIFLDARKQCIACHAVEGTNARGQIGPNLTYYGSRQTIAAGILPYSPENLERWLREAPKLKPGNLMSRVLTPQWIKANLSDQEIADLVAYLNSMKVSVTLPPER, from the coding sequence ATGAGCACGCTTCCTCGGAACCTTCGCAGATGGTCGCGTTTGCTTCTCCTGATTGGTCTTGCGGTTGTGCCTGCCGCCTGCGGCAACACTCCCGGCAATACCTATGACCCCTACGGCGATAACGCGCGCCGCATCTACGAACTCCTTATTCCAATCTGGTGGATGGCGCTCGGCGTGTTCGTTGTCGTCGAGGGGTTGCTCGTTTATGCGATCTGGCGCTTCCGCCGACGTCCCGGCAGTGCGGCGATGCCGTCGCAGGTGCATGGCAACACCCAGGTCGAAATTCTGTGGACCATTGCGCCCGCAATTATTGTGCTGGTCATTGCGGTGTTGACCTTCCGCACCCAGGCGGCTAATGCGATCATGCCCGAGGATGCGCTGCGGATCAAAGCCATTGGGCATCAGTGGTGGTTCGAGTTTCAGTATCCTGATGCTGGTGCTGACGGCAAGCCGGTGGTGACCGCTTCCGACATGTACATCCCGGTTGGGCGACCGGTGACGGTCGTGCTGGAATCGCAGGATGTCATCCATAATTTCTGGGTGCCGAAGCTTGCCGGGAAGACCTACATGATCCCCGGCAAGACGAATTTCCTGACGTTCACTGCCGAACAACCCGGCATCTACCGCGCGGTGTGCGCCGAGTTCTGTGGCGAAGCGCACGCGCTGATGCGCTTCCGTGTCATTGCTGTCGATGAATCGGAGTTCAATCGCTGGATCGAACAGAAGAAGACCCCGCCATCTGCGCCTGCCGGAACGTTGACCGTCAACGGGTTGACCGGCGATGCAACGCGCGGTCAGGCGATTTTCCTCGATGCGCGCAAGCAGTGCATTGCCTGTCACGCGGTCGAAGGGACGAATGCGCGTGGGCAAATTGGTCCGAATCTGACGTACTACGGCAGCCGCCAGACGATTGCTGCCGGTATTCTTCCATACTCGCCGGAAAATCTCGAGCGCTGGCTGCGCGAGGCGCCGAAGCTGAAACCCGGCAACTTGATGAGCCGGGTGTTGACGCCGCAATGGATCAAGGCGAATCTGAGCGACCAGGAAATTGCCGATCTTGTCGCTTACCTCAATAGTATGAAGGTGTCGGTCACGCTGCCGCCAGAACGCTAG